TTGTTTGactggataaaggtcatgtggtctgatgagtccagattgactctGTTTCATAGTTAGGATCCATCAGGGTGacaagagaggcagatgaagtgatgcTTTCATCATACCATGGTGAATGCATCAGTACTTAAGGTAGACCAACAAAATATGAGACTTGGGAAATATGAGAGGCTGTGTTGCCACTGTcatgtttttaattttgcatCTGATAAATTACAACAATTTAATAATAAATTGGACACAATTATCAAACTTAAATGGACATTTATTTCAACTATTATGTCTGCATTGTCTGTCTTTGCTTCAGTGTATTGAGCTCTAGAGTTGGTTGTGAAACTACAGTTCACTTGGTAAATAAAATATGAGGATCACCAGTGTCATCCCACAGCCGCCACACTAAGGCACATTGCAGATatctgttcattttttgttcacaGGACTCATGAATAATCAGCTGCCAATGCAGATTAAGGGTTTTGTAGAGACAATGAGGAATATTGTATATGCTTAAAATGCCATGTCCAGAATTAGTACCCCTTAAAAATTGCGGCAGTTTTTGAGTACAGTTGATAGTCACTCTGTAGACAGATACAAGTGAACTGTGAGTCACGGCAAAACCAAAGAGTTTAGTGAGGACCTCTGGTATCTTATTGGGCTGTAAAGCTATATCCAAGTGGTTTTAAGTGCCAGCCACCACAGTGCAAGTACACGGAATTCAaccataaaaaaatgtcaaaggTTTTGGCTCAGAGCCACAGAGCTCAACTGTATTTTATAGCTTTTATAAACACACCTTCTTATAAAAGGTTTTTGTCATTTGTCGAGCTTTTTTCTAAATCCAATatgctctctctctcctccagtTCCTGAGGGTGGAACAGTATGCAGGCTTCCCATGTGAAGTGTGGCAAAATGTCACCATGAAAGGCTACAAGaagaacacatacacactgtgGGTGACCCGTTCAGAGAGTGGTGCAGATGCTACACCTTTACACTACGAGATGATGGGATATAACACATTGTTGGGCTCCCACTATGACAAATACTTGGTGGACTACAAGGAGTTCAGCTCTCATGTGGACCCCAAAGTCTTCTTGCTGCCTGAAGGTCTGTATTTATCATTACATATGGAGGacctacattttggaaaaaaaagcaaacaatattTATCAATACATTTATGTATTGTTTTCAGTGTTATGAACAGTTCACCATTTCAAGTCATTCTCAGTtcagttctatttttttctatccACAGTAGCACAAGATAAAACATGATTTAAAACACTATTATTTTGTAGCTGTATGCTCTTTATGTATGAcatcaacaaacagacaaaaaacagaatGCGGTCCAAGCAGCGATGATACTTGGGTTAAATGTGAACTTACTGGTGAAGAACATTAACAAAGGCAGAGGTGGGTCACAAAGAATTGtccataaaaataaatttaatctgtttttattttcaagacCCATCAATACAAGGGTGTTTTGTTGAACTGGCTCTAACTCGCATCCCacagccccccaaaaaatctaaaattatagTATGTAAACTatggcgtctcaaaaatcacttttctcttcagatcacagtgttatttaaaccagttaatctccaacatgataatagccctcccaaaaaaatttcagtaaaatccgtcaacgtttgaccgccccaccaccaccaccaccaccaccaagtaTGAAGGGCctgtcaaaaaacaccaaaaaagctcattttaacccagaaaatcacatataatgaggtcttaagtgtccacaaattgctttttctggtattttacagcaTCCCTGTAATAACAgcttcataggttattgtattaGGTGATttataagtgaaaataaggtgattttaagataaaataactcaattataggctaaaaacttgaaatagaaaCAAGTTCAGAACAgtatggtgggaggaagccagagtacccagagagaacccatgcagacacagggagaacatgcaaactccacccagaaAGGTCgcacccccgtcaactggtgttggaattgaacccaggactttCTATCTATGAGGCATgagcgctaaccactgcaccaccgtgtcgcctgaGACAATAACCCTCATTTCTCTGTACTGCAGTTGTCTTgccatggctgctttggtttctaTTGGTACTTCTGTATCAAAGAGACTTGGTACCACaggagactcagtcaggtaccacatgtgacgcagtatggatgtctttactttaggcactttagtatccattaagcatggtaatgcatttaaaaacagcattttttgatGTTTGTTGATGGGCCCTTCAactttgctgtgtgtgtgtgtgtgtgtgtgtgtgtgtgtgtgtgtgtgtgtgtgggggggggggggggggggggggtctgaatagcaatctgaagagaaaagtgatttttgagacgccctaatgTAAACGTTGGATAATTATCTGTTGAACCCACAAAGTATATTTATAAAAGCAACTTTCacaaatttgtatttttctcaAATTATATGATGGAGTTACAGTATAAATCTGTACTTTCTCAACAATGTAATTTGCAACATTGTTGATAATGCAAATTTAAGACAAACAAAACTGTCCATGAtctaaggggaaaaaaagcagttgCAAAGGTTTCAGTGTATATTATTTATCAAAAAAACAATGTTCATTTTAAATGGAATGAAGCACTATTGTCAACATATTCGCAATGAATATATTAAAACAAACTAATGGGATGCATTGGgtccacagtaaaaacaaaaaacaaaaaaaaccatactTATAATTGTCCCTGTTTTTATTCCCCAATAAAATGCCACATAATTAAATTCATTTAGatgactttatgtatttataaaaaaaacaattcagaaaTCATGTAATTTATATCCTTAATATGCTACTTATATTCTTAATATGTGGATGTCATTGAATTCATTCTTGTGTTACTATTTATGATCAGTCAGCTCCTCTATAGTTTTATGTATCGAGACCTTTTTAAAAGAATTTAACAGGTTGATTTCTTTTTAATATTAGGAATGACTTGTGGTGGATTTCCTGGTCCAGGAGTGGAGCATCACATACTGGCCAACCCAATGAAAGAGCTCATCCACACCACAGCAGTAGGACATTCACAGCAAATCTTTAACCATTTCAAGGAGAAACATCAGCGTCGGTACGGTGACGAAAAGGAGCATGAGGAGAGGGAACAAGCGTTTCTTCATAATCTCCGGTGAGAAGAACAGTCGTAACGTTTGACCAGTGGCTTTTAACTGTAACTAAGATCCGGTGTGTTTAAGGACCTCTTTTTGATGATCTCTCTTTAAGGTACGTCCACTCCAAAAACAGAGCAGGGCTGtccttttctctttctctgaACTCGCTGTCCGATCTCACAGCACCAGAGCTGACCGTTATGAGGGGAAGGAAACGAGGCAAGACTCCAAACCGAGGGCTCCCCTTTCCCTCATATGATGGAGTTCAAGTACCAGAGTCATTAGACTGGAGGCTTTATGGTGCGTATATACAGGCTTTGAAATTTTCATGAGCATCTTTCTGAGAACTTTCCACTCACTATAAGTGTCACAAAGTCATAAAGAGGCTGAGGGTGGGTGAATGATGTGAGACCGGAGCTGCTCGGGGACAGACAGAACTGTAGAAGTGGGTATTTGTATTGCTTTACCACCAAAACAATCCCACCTAAAATGGTTTTTCAGTTGATTATACAATGCACTTAGAATATTTTCACTTTACCTTGCCTTCATAAAGCTCACTTTAATGAGGAACTAATAATAAGTATACAGATTTCCCCTGCCATGGCAaacacaaataatacaaatataataCAACACTGTAATCTAATCCCAATGTCCATGGAATAAATGCTCATAAATGTACAATATTGTGTATAGGTCCTTTACAGGTTATTGGTTTTGTAGGGTTGTAATGACCATGAATTTTTAATTTGTAGTTCTCTTTTATTAAGACATAACAAGGTAATTCAGGAAAAATGCTCAGTAGATAAACAGTAAATGAATCAGAACTAAGTGGCTTCTACACGTAAAACACAGTATTTAATGTTTCCTCACTTTTGGGGGATTTAGTACAGCTTAAACCCTCAAGTTGACTTTCTGGAAAATTTCTTAAACAATTTGGGAGTATATTAAACCAAGCTTTATGTAACCCAGAGTTTTTCTTTACACTGTCTTTTATAATTTTCTCTGTCCATATGATCCCATATAGCTTCTATAATATACtgatttttttctgcattatATTTAAGCAGATTTGTAATGCTATTTCAGTGTTATAACTGGTCATTGTACATTGACTGGTCACTTGCTCAAAAAATCTAATGGTGGCGTTAGACCTCTACATTGTACTGTACACACCAAGAACAGGAGGGAATATGAAGACAGGCAATGtggaaaaaatgcataaaaacactgaactgaTGCCTTGAAGTGCTCTCCAAAAATACTAGAATCACCTTACAATAACAGTAATTAAATGCAGCCTTGTTCAGCCAACCTGCTCATGTTTATATTTTAGGTTTGGAAGATTTCAGTTAACATTTGTCGACTGTTCCTGGTAAAAAATGCATGTGGTTTGACAGACTCTCACTGAAAGACAAATGGGCTGCTTTTAATACAGGTGTTTATCTTTTTATACACTAATttcatgaatgaatgatttatttatttttaaaatgggacagttcgtattaatgaacatttacacgtaAATATGAGAAATTATAACCATACGGCTAATTTCCATCTCAAGTCCTATTggcaggtaaaaaaacaaacaaacaaaaacaacttacagataacataataccataactgaCCCGGGAcatacaaaaataaagacaagcaaCAGCACAtagtgcacacaaacagacaaaaacaggggGACCAAGGCAGCCATCAagcaaaaattgattaaggtttgcACATGATTTTATTATAAACACCCTGTTATCATGATGTACAATAAATGCTTAAATTAAATTTGGAACAGGGAGTGACATGAAGAACCATTTTCATCTATAACAATACATcattaccactttttttttttgtttttttttttttgttttttaattaacatAAACATTTCAGTATCTTGAAACAATTCTAGTTGCAAATTTCTTCACATTGTACCAGCACTGGAGTCACACAAATCAGATTTCATGCTGCTCAATCAGAGTTccaaaatatgttttagtgtttagCATGTCTTCCAACCCCAAATCAACCTGAACATTTTGGTTAAAGCATTGACTCTTCCTACAGGTGCTGTGACTCCAGTGAAGGACCAGGCCATCTGTGGGTCCTGCTGGAGCTTTGCCACCACTGGAACAATAGAGGGCGCTCTCTTCCTAAAGGTGACTTGAATGGCTTCATTTCCACTGAATGGCACAATTCCACTGTGTTCAACTGGCACTGCTGTTTTCTTATTTGCTTTGAAGCCCTAGATGTTCAGCAAGGTGCCTCATCTGTTCAGATTTTTAATTACCATTccattaatatttaatattaattTAGTATTGCGTCTTTCTAAATATTATAGAAAATAGACACAGAGCCAGAACAAATGACACAGCAACAATTGGatgcaaataaaatgaaaaaaaaagtgttggatACTTAGTGGTAATGTGTAAATGGCATAAAAGAGGTACAATTTAAGGAgatggaatatgaccaaaaaaaaaaaaaaaggacattttgatAATCCATAGTAACCATAGTTAGAGGTACTCTAAATTTCTGTGAGACTGTTGACGATTTAACACAACAGTCGTACAATTGACTCTCTCTTTCAGTGCTCCCTCACAAGCTTCCCCCCAGTTTCATGCATGCGCCCTCCAATTGCACGTCATTGCAGCCGTCGTCACATAAGTACAAATGCCCCCTTTACTCATTGACGTGATAGGGTTGCGTGGGTTGGCCTGAaccactttttttccccccatttccaGATCTGGGTCTGTTTACAAATACTGGATTTTTTTCCCTCTGGAGCAGCTACTGTATTGCTGAACTGAATTACTGTAGCCCCACCCCCAAGGAGCACACATGTTCTTTAATTCAAAAATGACGGGGGAGAATGGAAATgatttttattaataattatttttcCTGCAAATGCTTGACAGATGACCAAAAATTATTGTGTCTCTTATATGATTTAGAGCTCAGTGACACTGTTGACAACCGAGCAAGTACATGATGTCATTTGTTTATCATAAtccataaaaacagcaaaatgactTTTCACCAAAGGTTGTGCcgtaaatatgagaaaacactgAGTTTGACAAAAGCGTGTCAGATTAGAATGTACTCTCATAAGGTGTAAGTCTTTGCTTCCGTTAAGCTGAAGAAAATCACTGTGAATGAAGTGAGTCGTAGCAGGTCCTTAAGTCTATTCACTGTGTAACTTGGACACACATTAGATGGACTTGACAGTTCTTACAAATAAATAACGCCAAGTGAATGTCAGCTTTGGCCCGGCTCCATCCAAAGCTCAAAGGAATTCCTTTTCCAGTGTTGCCAAGCAACTTGATCCAAACATTGAGCTGGCGTATTATAGGATTGCTTTGGCACCCTACTGAAGCGACCAGCTTCTTCCTGCCTCTCACACATTCTcttcattttgtcacatttttgttgGTCGGCTAAATAAAAGCTTAACAAAGGATGTCACAGACGACAGTGTTGTTAATACAGTGAAAAAGGGGTGTGAAACTTTATGTGGGTGAGGATGCTGTTTGTTATGTGCTTGATTTGGATGGGTATATATGTATTGTTGAAGACTCAGCAGTTCCTCTTTGTGCATTTTTATTAGAAGGTAATGAAGTAGCAGTAGGAGGAGACCTATGAAATGCTGCATCTCTgtccccacagacagactcctaATCAGAGCTGGTCCCCTGGGGGCCTGTGAATTTACATCTTACATCCAGGCTTAAAATATACATTATAACCTTCACTCTTTTAATCTTCAAACTATCTAGCTCTCTTGCCATctgtttttttagttgtttttgttaTCTGCATGATCTGTTGTTTATTTTGGAAACTCTTTGACACACAAAGCTGGTAAAAGCATGGTGTTGTGTTACACTCACATGGATTAACAATCGTGTCTCACTGTTATTTCAGACGGGCCTCCTGCAGGTTCTGTCTCAGCAGATGCTGGTGGACTGCTCTTGGGGATTTGGGAATAACGGCTGCGATGGAGGTGAGGAGTGGAGAGCATATGAGTGGGTCATGAAACACGGAGGTATCGGCACAACAGAAACATATGGATCCTACATGGGAATGGTGAGAACATGCATCGTCTCATGTTGTTGAAGCGTAATAACTTGTGAAGTTAGCGCTCCATTAAAGCACATGACCAAATATCACTTCTTTCTTTGTATTTAAGAGATGATTTCAAAGAATAATACAGTTTAGACCCTCTGCACTGTTTTTCTAGTTctgtaaaaagaaaaagcaatGCTCAGTGGTAATTTTCTTCAGACTACAATTCTCTCTGAACTTCCTCTGAAACATGATATAAACTTTCCTAACTGTAAAAACGTAGTTTCCTACCAGTATGTTTTGcctctgaaaatgtaaaattgtcACATCCTCTGATTTGAAAAGTACTTGGCTTCAAGAACTGAATCTCTTCTAAGGTGGTGTTTTCCCCCTTTTTTATACAAGAAATAAACACGAGTTGtattttgaaatgttttataGTATACACTTGGTTCActtagttttgttttcatgctgcAGTTTTGTTCACCAATACATCCTGACACCATCATCTACATGTGGGCATTGGTGTTAATTTtcgtatttaactttttttgttgttgttattgtaatAATATTCATATTTACTGTCCTCCATTTGGTCAAAGGGCCTCAATCATCCAAAGGAACCATGGTTCATGTTCACTTCAGTTTGCACCCACACCACCTCTCCTCTGGATATAATGAAAATGGGCCGTTTGGTCTGCACTGTGGTCTGGGGGAGGTTTCACATCTCCAAATTTTGAGTCAAACAACGAAGCACAAAAGTCTAGATCAAACAAGGACCGTATTAAAGTCCCTTTAGTCTGAGTTccatttggtttttgattttattttactttttcggagtgtgttttttaatttttttttggtataCTTGTGTGGGTCTTAAAAGCAAAGCCTTAATTTTATAGAAGCtggaaaatgatttttacacaggAAATCGTATATATGTGTTACCTTGCCCTACATGTTTTCCTTTTATCATACAGCAAAAGAAACATAACCTGGTCAACTTTATCTCCCATTGTGTATCCTTCCCTGAACAGAATGGATTTTGCCATATGAATGAGAGTCAGCTCACTGCTCGCATCAAGAGCTACACCAACGTCACTTCAGGAGATGCAGAGGCTCTGAAGGTGGCGCTGTTTAAAAATGGACCAGTGGCTGTCAGTATTGACGCGTCACATCCATCATTTGTTTTCTACAGTCACGGTGTCTACTATGAACCTGCCTGTGGTACGTTTACAGACGTGTGCAACCATGTTTACTAGAGCAACTGCCACCCTTTCTTTAACACAGACtggttgtcattttttttccccaggtaACACCACTGATGCTTTAGATCATGCTGTGCTTGCAGTGGGGTATGGCAGCCTTAAAGGGGAGCCGTATTGGTTGATAAAGAACTCCTGGTCCACCTACTGGGGAAACGACGGCTACATCCTCATGTCAATGAAAGATAACAACTGCGGTGTCACCACTGATGCTACATTTGTAACTCTAGCATAGATGTACAAACATCTGTATTTTAATGGTGTCAAGTTCTGTTAATGCCACTGTGTGAGTGCCTGCGCATGAATGTCTGATTTTCTTATCACTTTTAGCTGCCTGAAAACACTTCGTGTTAATTTTGCTGGTGAGTTTGTTGTGTTTGAGGTGATAATGATGCACACAAACTTTCAGACATGGATTTTAACAAGTTTTATTGCTGGTCGCACACAGGCACAGTGCCTTCACATAAGTTGTCTAAAGTACATTGGTCttcacattttcatttgttcttgTACTTTTATCATGTGATGCATTCAAATGCACTGGGCTGGAATCAATGCAATAAAGGCTGTAATGTTTTACATTTGCTGGCTTCATTTCAAGTTGACCTATTTTAACCTCATGCTTCGGACAGCAGTAGTGCATGCTCTCTGAGTACATGCAACTTTTACTCTTTACACATAAACATACTGgcctcaaactgttttttttcagtCGAACTATCAATTTTTAAAGTACCCCCCCAAACTAGGACATCAAATGACCTATAGGTCTGATTCATGCTTTTAGTTTTGCTCTTAATGTATCACTTATTCAAGTATACATAAAGCCCTTGGACATTGTAAAAAGTATACTGGACATTTATAGATAtgaataaaatctaaataaaaacaggCTGCAAATGCTAAGAAATATCTATATACCGATACAATTGCATCCCATGTTTCCCATACAAAACAAGTTTACTAAAATACGTTCAAACTAAACGCTACATGAGGCTTACTGAAGGTACCTATGACATGCAATCCTTAAAAAGGCTGATTATGAAAACCTAAAATAGAAAACAAGGCAGTTTCTTATTGAATACAGCATTAACATACAATAATCTTCCACAAATAATCAACATGgtacatttttatacaaaaatactATTATGCACTTTAGTTAAATGCACACAAGTAAGAAATCCTTCAGTCTTGAAAAATATACAGTCCGAAAAAATAGCTGATCCGCAGTCTACATTCTGGTTTAACCTGATTCTTCAATTTAGCACAAATGAATGTTTTGAGACTGTGGGTTTAACTCAAGATCGTTAAAGATGACTATTCCTGACTTGAAGAGGTTTTTACCTGCATTTGGCAGAACATACAGTAAAGCTATTGACTCGCCTTGGCAGCAGAAGTGAATGCCTGCTTtgtgcagatgtgtgtaaatgcatTAGTTTAATCTTTTTGCATAGAGATCATGATGAGATCTGTAACATGTTACTGCATAGAGGATGATATGTTTCTAGTGCTGTTTCTGCTGTACAACCCATGGCTTTGTAAAGTGTGAATAATGGAACGTGTGTATTAATATACTGTCAGATCTGTCCTGTGAGGTGCAAACTCCTGCTCTTCTGTGCGGTTTCCTGAGTGGCCAACATCCTCAGACATTTCAGCTTTTTCCTTGACAGGAGGTGACCTGCAAAAAAAAGAGAGTTTTACATTGGAAAAACAAGGTCAGGAGGGGTACAGCAGCGAAAGTTACCCAGAATATACACTGAAAGCATGCGGTATGAAATTAAACCAAAGAAGCAAGAAACTTAAAGCCTTGATTTTAAGATTATTTAGGTGATATTTGGAAAAACATTCCATAGCAGTGTTTATTTATAAGGATTTTATGTTGAATCACTGAAAATATGATAGAAGTAAACCTTTATTTAGTCTACTGTGATGGCAGTAGAGTGTTACAGTATATAACCACATAAGGACAAATGATAGTCCTTCTGCTtattgaataaaacttttttttttcttgagaaccCTACTGTTGTTGTGGTTAAGTTACACTGTCAAAGGATTTTGTTGTGACATTTctgtatttaattacaatatgcAGTCTATTCATGTAAGTTAGTTACGTTAGATTATGCTGGCAGTTCTTGTCTGGTTATGTAGTGTGCCAGCCAGCCAGCTTATTCTGTCACCTAGCATTAATACATGTTTATACTTGCAAAGCTGGCATCAAGGTTTTCATACCTAACATACCTTTGTTTTTTTACTCAAGCAGCTGAAATTACTTGATGGCATTTAGCATAACAGTGTTTGAGGCTGTGATGTTTTCAGTAAGTTAACATTAGCTTGGTCTACATACAAAGATGGTTCAGTGTAGGTTGTCAGAGACATTAATCTGTTTACTTCTGACTTAATTGTGGTCAGACAGGTTGAAAACTTCATGTGGATAGATGAAAGTAGATTAAGGagctataaataaaataacaacacacTAATATCATGTTCCGTACTGGTAACTAACATtattatatcataataatatattatgatataatacatatatatcataattatttaattatttttctgcttGTTTTTACCTCCTCCAGATGAGCTTTATGTTGTGAGACACAGATGGACATCAAATAAATTGAATTTTCTCTTGATCTGTGTGTTTAAGAGATGGAATTTTAATGTCAAAAATTAGAAGACATCTGGTTTGTGAAGAATGGGTCCAGTTTGGAGCAAAAGAAAACCACTTCCACTTCTCTTATGGAATGAATGAGAGAGAATCTGCTTCTCCTAAAAGGACAGGAAAGTGGCaaaaccatgtgacactgaaacaggaaatCACAGTCCAGTGAAGCTTCTTGTTCTTAAGTAACTTTGGTTATGGCTCTTGCTCTTCCCCACATCCACCCTTGTATCTAAATATGGGCATGAATGGTTCCACAAACCAAGATGGCAATGTTTTGGTGACGAGAGGTTTTGGCCATTTTTATGCAGATATTATGGTGTTGATGTGGTAGTAATATACAGTGTATTCACGGTTAGATAGAAGAAATAGTTTCGCTTTTTTGACCAAGTTTTAGTTCCTAATCGAACTTTCATAAACAACAGAAACTCCACTCTGATATAAGCTGAGATCACTTTGTTCTGTAATACCTCATGTCCCAGTTTTCCACATCCTCCACTGTGTCAGGAAGAGGTCTGTCAGCAGTTTCGGGTAGTGCCAGGGCGAGGACAGCACCAAGCAATGGGGAGGTGCCGAAGATGATGAGGGGCGTAATAGGGCTGTGGTTATGAAGCATGTTGATAATGGGTGCTAAAACCCCTCCCATCCTTGCAAACATACAGGATACACCTATGCCTGTTTGCCTGCAGgaacacaaggaagaaattagaCTTGCTCCTAGAGTGACAAAAAAGATGAGCGGACATGTGATACAAAAAACACATCTTACCGTAGTACAGTAGGGAATATCTCAGCTGTGTACACATAGATCACAGCAAAGGAAGCCGTTATACCAAACTTTCCTGCCATGGCAAGACCAGTCAGTACGCTGGGATGATCTAGACATAAAAAAAGGGAATTATCACAAAACACATATACAGTTGAGGCTGGATGCTAACATAAACCTGAGTATTTCATCACAAAGTTTCCCCCCTTTTTTCAGTTCTTCTCAGGATAATGATGGAGCATTAATTTtgtggatctatacttttatttattttaacttttacttttattatgtcattatttagccataCTATACTATATGTGAACTTAGAACACACGtttactctgtataaagttgatacaagctgtgagaaataatCTTAGCGTGCCAAGGCCTTCCAAGGATACAGTGGCGCCAGCTGAGCCATGGACTTATCTACAATTTACGTAAACATATACGTGTAACAACTCTGAGGAAAccataaaaacactggtcactagaTACAACTTGTATTTGGATGCTGACACACTGTCAGTATGCCTGTTTACCCTGTGTGTGCTAAATAAATCCTTCTTCTTTGAGACGACCCCATGTCTCTCGCTGTTCCTGTGAGCAAACGACAACAGTTTGGTGGAGCATGCGAAGGGGGTAAGAAGAAAAGAACAGCTTTTTCAGTTTTCTCGTGTCACTCTCTATCTGACATCTGGCTGACGGTGCATTTTTGTGCCCAGTAATGGGTCAGAGAGGGAAAAACATGAGAGGAAGAAACGAACCACCCAGAAAAAACATCTCTGGAAGAAGAACCTGAAGAAACCTGAAGAATTCTGCGTTTGACAAGCCCCCACAGTGTCTCTAAGTGAGATACATGTAAGAGTGTAAGAGCGGAAGCAGAAATCTGTTTAATCGAATTCTGCATATTGACTATTCTAAATTGTTGCTGTTTGAGGTT
This DNA window, taken from Sphaeramia orbicularis chromosome 11, fSphaOr1.1, whole genome shotgun sequence, encodes the following:
- the LOC115427951 gene encoding digestive cysteine proteinase 1, whose protein sequence is MWCWCIAAALLWTVIGTEGRAVHSLPNFGTSYHVKGVISLPYAEIKEPFEAWFDLAAKSSRIDYYGGQVSTYQLATEEQWGTSYKISPETTETELNVKKCFQVNGTKDDPVKPQAAVPDVQGFQFLRVEQYAGFPCEVWQNVTMKGYKKNTYTLWVTRSESGADATPLHYEMMGYNTLLGSHYDKYLVDYKEFSSHVDPKVFLLPEGMTCGGFPGPGVEHHILANPMKELIHTTAVGHSQQIFNHFKEKHQRRYGDEKEHEEREQAFLHNLRYVHSKNRAGLSFSLSLNSLSDLTAPELTVMRGRKRGKTPNRGLPFPSYDGVQVPESLDWRLYGAVTPVKDQAICGSCWSFATTGTIEGALFLKTGLLQVLSQQMLVDCSWGFGNNGCDGGEEWRAYEWVMKHGGIGTTETYGSYMGMNGFCHMNESQLTARIKSYTNVTSGDAEALKVALFKNGPVAVSIDASHPSFVFYSHGVYYEPACGNTTDALDHAVLAVGYGSLKGEPYWLIKNSWSTYWGNDGYILMSMKDNNCGVTTDATFVTLA